One genomic region from Cyanobacterium sp. T60_A2020_053 encodes:
- a CDS encoding anti-sigma factor antagonist (This anti-anti-sigma factor, or anti-sigma factor antagonist, belongs to a family that includes characterized members SpoIIAA, RsbV, RsfA, and RsfB.), translating to MEIKITTQDNLQIVAIEGDIDSSVASDVTEKIVPLATENAQVILEMTAVEYMSSAGLRTLLSMHRQATNNSAKLILVGLSEDIKDTMSVTGFLDFFTTADSLEEAQKLL from the coding sequence ATGGAAATCAAAATCACCACCCAAGATAATTTACAAATTGTCGCCATCGAGGGAGATATTGATTCTTCGGTGGCATCAGACGTCACAGAAAAAATTGTCCCTTTGGCAACGGAAAACGCTCAAGTAATCCTTGAGATGACAGCCGTAGAATATATGTCCAGCGCCGGTCTCCGTACACTATTATCTATGCACCGTCAAGCCACTAATAACAGTGCTAAGTTAATTTTGGTGGGTTTATCGGAAGATATTAAGGATACTATGTCGGTAACAGGCTTTTTGGATTTTTTCACCACTGCTGATTCTTTGGAAGAAGCTCAAAAACTTTTGTAA